From a single Nothobranchius furzeri strain GRZ-AD chromosome 9, NfurGRZ-RIMD1, whole genome shotgun sequence genomic region:
- the fgf19 gene encoding fibroblast growth factor 19 isoform X3, with protein sequence MRLTNYQLERADPGQTMLLLALTVCLINMLFAVGVFCMPLSDQGPHITHGWGQVVRIRHLYAVKSGLHLLINEEGQIHGSVDQTSNSLLEISPVGPGSVVIRGAATTRFLCMERDGRLYSSVPTPGDGPPVLLTCDSASEESSPSAASSDKSKKKNACTRTTGIRLPRAGGETRRWSQLWKVLQTRSGRCIKNMLVGQFQYF encoded by the exons ATGAGGTTAACCAACTACCAGCTGGAGAGAGCAGACCCAGGACAAACCATGTTGCTGCTTGCGCTCACAGTGTGCCTCATCAACATGCTATTTGCTGTTGGAGTGTTCTGCATGCCGCTATCAGACCAGGGGCCACACATCACCCATGGCTGGGGCCAGGTGGTCAGGATCAGACATCTGTATGCTGTTAAGTCAGGACTGCACCTTTTGATCAATGAAGAAGGACAGATTCACGGTTCTGTGGACCAAACGTCAAACA GTCTGCTGGAGATCAGTCCAGTGGGTCCAGGAAGTGTGGTGATTAGAGGAGCAGCAACCACACGGTTTCTCTGCATGGAGAGAGATGGCAGGCTGTACTCATCG GTGCCTACACCAGGTGATGGGCCTCCTGTGTTGCTGACATGTGATTCCGCCTCAGAGGAAAGTTCTCCATCTGCAGCGAGTTCAGATAAATCTAAGAAGAAGAACGCATGCACCAGAACCACCGGA ATACGTCTGccgagagcaggaggagaaactcGGAGGTGGAGTCAACTCTGGAAGGTTTTGCAGACCAGATCTGGTCGTTGCATCAAAAACATGCTTGTTGGACAGTTTCAGT
- the fgf19 gene encoding fibroblast growth factor 19 isoform X2 — protein MRLTNYQLERADPGQTMLLLALTVCLINMLFAVGVFCMPLSDQGPHITHGWGQVVRIRHLYAVKSGLHLLINEEGQIHGSVDQTSNSLLEISPVGPGSVVIRGAATTRFLCMERDGRLYSSVPTPGDGPPVLLTCDSASEESSPSAASSDKSKKKNACTRTTGVNTSAESRRRNSEVESTLEGFADQIWSLHQKHACWTVSVLLNVTDTLCL, from the exons ATGAGGTTAACCAACTACCAGCTGGAGAGAGCAGACCCAGGACAAACCATGTTGCTGCTTGCGCTCACAGTGTGCCTCATCAACATGCTATTTGCTGTTGGAGTGTTCTGCATGCCGCTATCAGACCAGGGGCCACACATCACCCATGGCTGGGGCCAGGTGGTCAGGATCAGACATCTGTATGCTGTTAAGTCAGGACTGCACCTTTTGATCAATGAAGAAGGACAGATTCACGGTTCTGTGGACCAAACGTCAAACA GTCTGCTGGAGATCAGTCCAGTGGGTCCAGGAAGTGTGGTGATTAGAGGAGCAGCAACCACACGGTTTCTCTGCATGGAGAGAGATGGCAGGCTGTACTCATCG GTGCCTACACCAGGTGATGGGCCTCCTGTGTTGCTGACATGTGATTCCGCCTCAGAGGAAAGTTCTCCATCTGCAGCGAGTTCAGATAAATCTAAGAAGAAGAACGCATGCACCAGAACCACCGGAGTAA ATACGTCTGccgagagcaggaggagaaactcGGAGGTGGAGTCAACTCTGGAAGGTTTTGCAGACCAGATCTGGTCGTTGCATCAAAAACATGCTTGTTGGACAGTTTCAGT